CGTTCCAGATTCGGTCGGCTGTCCAGCGTGCGACGTTCCAGATTTTTGAGGCGAAGTCTCCGAGCGAATCGAGGCCATCGCGTACCTGTCGCTGGTTCTGAATGGACCCAACATAGGCGCGCGTGACCTCAATCGCCATACATAGCCTATGTTGACAAAATTACTTAATGGTACGGATGAACGTTGAATATCCGGTCTGCCATCGGCAGTGGGTTGTGAGAGAGTTGTCGGATTCATTCCCGCCCTGAAGGGCGGGATTCTCTCCTCGCAGAAAGATAGGGTGGCGTAGGTTACACAGACCACCGTATCATACCGACCAATGGGAGATCAACTCTCACAGGCCTTGCATTCGAGAATGTCCCGGCTGAATTTCTGTGCAGCGTTCACGCTATTTTGATAGTAGAGACTCTTCACCCCCTTCTCCCAGGCCGAAATGTAGAGCTGATTGATCTCCTTGACGCTCACCTCACTCGGGTCGATGGAGATGTTCAGGCTCTGTGCCTGGTCGATGTACGTCTGCCGCTGTGCTGCCTGATTGATAATCGCCATCTGTGGGATTTCGGCGAAGGTTTTGAACACGTCTTTTTCTTCGTCGGTCAGGCAATCGAGATGCTGCACGCTCCCGTCTTTCTGTGCGATACTGTCCCAAACTTCTCGCTCGTCTCTGCCTCGCTTCTTCAGGATCGCCTCGAGGAACCGATTTTTCTGCGTCGACTTCAGCTTCGCGCCGTCGCGGACGAAGTAGTTCGACTTCAGCGGTTCGATGCTCGGACTGACCTGGCCCAGGATGACACTGCTGGACTTCGTCGGGGCCACGCTCATCGTCGTCGTGTTCCGGCGACCGTACCCCTCGAGCACCTCCGGTTCGCCGAACTCGTCGGCAAGCCGGCGACTCTCCTCGTAGCTCCGCTCTCTGATGGTGCTGAATATCTCCTGGTTTTTCTCCATCGCCTCCATGCTGTCGAACGGAATCATCTCGCTCTGGAGGTAGCTGTGCCAGCCGAGGACGCCGATACCGATTGCTCTGTGCCGTTTCGCAAACCGCACCGGGCGCTCCATGAACTGCGTCCCCTCCGCCTCCTGTATGAACTCCTCCATGACGGCATCGAGGAACCGCGTCAGCGTCTCCACTGCGTCGGTGTCCTTCCACTCGTCGTAGTGGAGCGCGTTCATCGACGAGAGACAGCAGACGAAGCTCTCGTCCTGCGTGGCCGGCAGTGCAATCTCGGTACACAGGTTCGAGGCGTTGATCTCGTATCCCTTGTCTTTGTAGACCTGTGGCTTCCCCTCGTTCATGTTGTCCCGGAAGATGATGTACGGGACACCGATGTTGATCCGTGTCTCGATGATCTCCGCCCACGTCTCTCGCTTCGCTTCGTCGCCGTCGACCATCGCCTGGAACCAGTCGTCACCGATGATGACGCCGTAGTAGATGTCCTGGACGGGATCTCCCTCGGTTTTGATGTTGAGCCACTCCTCCAAGTCGTCGTGCTCAACATCGATGTACCCCGCGAACTGGCCCCGCCGCGTCTCACCCTGGCTGACGACGTTGATGATCGTGTCGAACAGCTCGGTGAAGCTGTAACTCCCGTTGCTCTTGCCGTTGTTCGTGATGGGGCTGCCTCGGGGCCGGATTTCGCCAAAGTACCCGCTGGTGCCGCCACCCAGCTTGGTCATCTCGCCCACTTCGGCCTGCGTGTAGAGGATGCTCTCCATGTTATCCTCCATGTAGCTCCCGAAGCAGCTGATCGGGAGCCCCCGGTCCAGACCGAAGTTCGACCACACGGGACTCGCGAGGCTGTAGAACCCCCGGCTCATGTACTCGTAGAACTTGTCCGCGAAGCCGTCGTCGTCTAGGATCTCTTCAGCCCGCTCCCCGATCTCCCTGACGCGCTCTTCGGCCGTGACGCCCTCCAGCAGGTACCCCTCGTCGAGGAACGCCCTGCTATCCTCGTTCAGCCAATAGAATGGTTCCTCGTGCTGCCGTTTCACATCGTCGAGTGCTGGCTCTAATTGTGACATCGTTAAAACATATCCTCCGCGGTCACGCTCTGCGCGTGCTTGTTGTACGTGGTCGATCGCTTGCTGAAGAAGTCGTTGTCCTTCGTCATCAGAATCTCCTCATCGAACCATCGCGTTTCCTCAAGCAGGTCCTCGTCCGGCTCGAATATCGGCTCTACACCGACGTTCTTGAGACTCTGGTTGAACCGGTCCCGCAGGAACGTGTCGACGTGTTCCCGAGGGAGGAACTCCAGTTCGCCCTCAGCAAATATCCAGTCCAGTATCTCCATTTCGGCCTCGAACGCCTGTCGACAGGCCTCCTGCACCTCTTCGTCGAACCCCTCACCGAAGAGGCCTGGATTCTCCTCGCGAATCGTCTCCACTAGTTCGACGCCGAACAGTCCGTGGATCTGCTCCTCCTTGCTGGTCGCTTCGACGGCATTCGCGATCCCTTTGAACTTCTTCTCGTGTTTATCGAAGCTCATCATGATGAGGAACTGCGAGAACAGCGAGACGTGCTCGACGAACGCGGAGAACAGCAGGATACTCATCACGTACTCCTGTTCGTCGTCACTCTCACCCTTTTCAAGGTACTCGTCAAGGTACTCGATTCGCTTCTCGATTGCCGGCACATCGGTCACCGCCTCGAAGTCCTCCGTAATCCCCAAGATGTCGAGGAGGTGGCTGTACGCGTCCATATGTCTGACCTCACTCTCCGCGAAGGTCATGCCGACGTTCCCGACTTCCGCCTTGGGCATCTCGTCGTAGATATCTGCCCAGAACGTTTTGACCTGAACCTCGATCTGTGCGATAGCCAACATCGTCCGTTTCATGACGGTTTTCTCGCCAGGAGTTGTGTTGGTCTTGAAATCTTGAACGTCTCCTGAGAAGTTGAACTCCGTGTGAACCCAGTAGCTGTTCCGTATCGCATCCTTGTAGTCGAGGAAATCGGCGTACTCGTACGGTTTCAGCTGCGTTCGTTCTGAGAAGATGTCGGTCTCTGTCTCTCTCCCTGTCGTTTTGTTTTCAGTCATTAGCACGTCCCCCGGAGGAATCGGCCCCTGTTGGTCGGGTTCTGTTTCCGTCGTTCATTGGTTCAGTGCGTTCGAGTACAGTCGTCTCGATGTCTGTGCGTGTCCGGTCGAGAATCGACCGGCTGTCCGGTGTCGTCGTTAATCGTTGGCTCATGAGTTCGGTGGATCGTCGTCTGGTGCGGCCGGTTCGAAGTCGTCGACTTCGGCATCGAGCACCGCATCGAGCTCGCGGAGAAACTCCTCCGGCTCTGAGAACGCTTTGTACACCGAGACGAATCGGATGTACGCGACCTTGTCAATCTCGCGCAGCCGCTCGGAGACGAGCTCGCCGACGAACGTCGAGGAGACAATTTGGGTGTCGCGACCCTGTACCGTCGCCTCGATTTCGTCGACGAGCTCCGCCACCGCCGTCGCCGACACGTCTCGCTTCTCGACTGCTCGGTCGATGCCCGCGCGGAGTTTCGCCCGGTCGAAGGGTTCGATGGTTCCGTCGCGTTTCTTCACCTGGAGCGAGTCCCACTCCGGGCGCTCGTACGTCGTGAACCGGAACGAACAGCGCTGACACTCGCGGCGTCGTCGGACCGACGACCCGTCGCCGCTGCTCTCGGTGTCGATGACGCGCGTTCGCTCGTGGCCGCAGTCGGGACAGTTCATAATTGCCATTAGTCGTCACTCCAGGCTCTTAACCCCCATATGTAGGGGCTTCAGATGTGAGCCGCAATATCTGGTGTTGGCGCGATTCACATAAACCCTTCCCAAATAATTTGATGTAATACAATCTTACTTGTTCTACGTCGTCACACGGGGGGTGAGACGCCCGCGAGAACCGTCGTGGCGATTATCAGTCGTCGGCTGTCTCGGCGAGCGCCTGCCGGCGCTCCTGTCGGCGGGCCAGGGCCTCGTCCCGCAGTTCCTGTTGTGCCGTCGACGGACACTCCAGGTCCGGGACGGCGGCGGGCGTCTCGTCTGCATCCAGCGCGACGAAGCTGAAGAAGGACGTCGCCGCGTCGGCCGATTCGCCCTCGGCCGGGCGCTCTGCTTGTACGTCTACCTTGATGTCCATGCTCGTCTCGCCGGTGTCGAACACGTAGCCGGTGATGGTCACGACATCGCCCAAGTCGATGGGGGCGATGAAGTCGACGTGGTCCATCGCGGCCGTGACGACCTGACAGTTGGAGAACCGTCGCGCGGAGATTGCCCCACAGATATCCATCCAGTGGAGGACAGAACCGCCGAGCGCGCGGCCGAGGTTGTTCGTGTCGTTCGGCATCAGAATCTCGCTCATCTCCGTGTGGGAGCTATCGAGCGTCGCCGTCTCGCTCGTGTGTCGCGTCGATGGCATACGTCCCCTGCGGCGAACGGCTACAAAATACTATTCAAATTGCAATTACACAAGCTAGCTTGTTCTTCCGGGGCATCATATCGGCCGCTGGCCGCTGTTCGACTCGACAGCTGCTCCGCGGCGCGGGTCGGTCCACAGTCGAGTCTCGCGGGAACGAATCAAAACGAGAACACGAGGAATCCGGGTTACTCCGTGTAGATGCCGTCGGGGTCGAGGTCCTCGCGGATGAGAGCAATCTCTTCCGGCGTCGGGGTCCGCGTCTCCGACACGTCGTCGGCAACGGTGAGGTCCCAGCCGGTCGCCTCCTGAATCGCTGCTTCCGTCGAACTCGGGTGAATCGCGGCGAGATACATCTCGCCCGACTCGTCGAACCGGAGGACGCCCTTGTCGGTGATGACGGCCTCCGGCCCGCCGCGAAGCCCCAGCTCCGTGCGATTCTCTCGTCCGCCGACGTAGCCGGGACTCGTGATGAAATCCACCTCCTCGGGGAATCGCCGCTTCGTGTGTGGCGTAATCATAATGGTCCGGTGGGTGTTGCTCGCGATTTCACACGCGCCGCCACTCCCCGGCAGTCGGACGGTCGGGTCGTCGTAGTCGCCGATAACGGTGGAGTTGATGTTGCCCTCGCGGTCGATTTGTGCCCCGCCGAGAAAGCCCACGTCGATGCGTCCGGCCTGTAGATAGTTCCCGAAGCTCTGTGTCATCGGCACGACGCTCTTGGCGTTCGAC
This portion of the Halosegnis longus genome encodes:
- a CDS encoding ribonucleoside-diphosphate reductase subunit alpha, with product MSQLEPALDDVKRQHEEPFYWLNEDSRAFLDEGYLLEGVTAEERVREIGERAEEILDDDGFADKFYEYMSRGFYSLASPVWSNFGLDRGLPISCFGSYMEDNMESILYTQAEVGEMTKLGGGTSGYFGEIRPRGSPITNNGKSNGSYSFTELFDTIINVVSQGETRRGQFAGYIDVEHDDLEEWLNIKTEGDPVQDIYYGVIIGDDWFQAMVDGDEAKRETWAEIIETRINIGVPYIIFRDNMNEGKPQVYKDKGYEINASNLCTEIALPATQDESFVCCLSSMNALHYDEWKDTDAVETLTRFLDAVMEEFIQEAEGTQFMERPVRFAKRHRAIGIGVLGWHSYLQSEMIPFDSMEAMEKNQEIFSTIRERSYEESRRLADEFGEPEVLEGYGRRNTTTMSVAPTKSSSVILGQVSPSIEPLKSNYFVRDGAKLKSTQKNRFLEAILKKRGRDEREVWDSIAQKDGSVQHLDCLTDEEKDVFKTFAEIPQMAIINQAAQRQTYIDQAQSLNISIDPSEVSVKEINQLYISAWEKGVKSLYYQNSVNAAQKFSRDILECKACES
- a CDS encoding ribonucleotide-diphosphate reductase subunit beta, producing the protein MTENKTTGRETETDIFSERTQLKPYEYADFLDYKDAIRNSYWVHTEFNFSGDVQDFKTNTTPGEKTVMKRTMLAIAQIEVQVKTFWADIYDEMPKAEVGNVGMTFAESEVRHMDAYSHLLDILGITEDFEAVTDVPAIEKRIEYLDEYLEKGESDDEQEYVMSILLFSAFVEHVSLFSQFLIMMSFDKHEKKFKGIANAVEATSKEEQIHGLFGVELVETIREENPGLFGEGFDEEVQEACRQAFEAEMEILDWIFAEGELEFLPREHVDTFLRDRFNQSLKNVGVEPIFEPDEDLLEETRWFDEEILMTKDNDFFSKRSTTYNKHAQSVTAEDMF
- the nrdR gene encoding transcriptional regulator NrdR — translated: MNCPDCGHERTRVIDTESSGDGSSVRRRRECQRCSFRFTTYERPEWDSLQVKKRDGTIEPFDRAKLRAGIDRAVEKRDVSATAVAELVDEIEATVQGRDTQIVSSTFVGELVSERLREIDKVAYIRFVSVYKAFSEPEEFLRELDAVLDAEVDDFEPAAPDDDPPNS
- a CDS encoding acyl-CoA thioesterase: MPSTRHTSETATLDSSHTEMSEILMPNDTNNLGRALGGSVLHWMDICGAISARRFSNCQVVTAAMDHVDFIAPIDLGDVVTITGYVFDTGETSMDIKVDVQAERPAEGESADAATSFFSFVALDADETPAAVPDLECPSTAQQELRDEALARRQERRQALAETADD
- a CDS encoding CoA-transferase subunit beta, yielding MPPYTDTELMITRAAQELEDGDTTLVGVGVPNIACNLAKRTHAPELEMIYESGTIDSNPSQLPLSIGDPVLASNAKSVVPMTQSFGNYLQAGRIDVGFLGGAQIDREGNINSTVIGDYDDPTVRLPGSGGACEIASNTHRTIMITPHTKRRFPEEVDFITSPGYVGGRENRTELGLRGGPEAVITDKGVLRFDESGEMYLAAIHPSSTEAAIQEATGWDLTVADDVSETRTPTPEEIALIREDLDPDGIYTE